In Palaemon carinicauda isolate YSFRI2023 chromosome 41, ASM3689809v2, whole genome shotgun sequence, the following are encoded in one genomic region:
- the LOC137632428 gene encoding uncharacterized protein yields MPNDVTEFKTKGSINVYGLINTGWHWDVHSHFVVQSSIPVLAKNCMMRALILLGLAFSSCIIGSLGIGLRESNVAESYIAKSNGWDGPEGAERDQSLNLAKKFEKSGKFGKIHINGLASGASEDMLKEKPALKVPAETAEQISPGNNKVQEKSLDVPEALEKLKSAIEDHVRELPSKITQENIESLIKTAFNKGKELDLPEELIKRHLIWDSALESVAKEASGQQAIERNDQAKEEVQAVSNLSLKEADEPVEEKDIQRQLHIVYVAGCYTPYGWRNPGDVYFYHCHEYICFDGREYQTGVVDSTCCLSNEGHWYANGIYYNDYCQSYLCQDGVGIPTGGNVTECCVDYYGNWHVDGETYTVYCKEYYCEAGIAYETGNTRAKCCLGPDGLSYYANAETFIYQCTAYICYYGRVYPVSMWGGEVVVSECCTGWSGEWHANGETYTQYCQEYYCDFGIARPTGSHARNCCLDSDGQWHSAGETYIENCQAYLCNWGYSYPLPNVVQECCSNYRGEWFANGEVYTQYCREYQCVEGISYSLDSPGYSTQNCCRDIDGEWHSEGETYVYQCQAYVCQWGYSMPTNIQIQECCVDSKGNWHANHETYSDWCSYYYCNAGQAVFQSYPNPQCCKDSLGNWHQNGETYLVDCQAYICVNGSSWWSYSDVQECCQDLDGKWYQNGVTFVDDCITYLCDFGIAVHVSGYPCTATTTWPTSPTTTWPTSSTTTWTTTPTTTWSTPPTTTWYTTPSTTWPTTETTETWPTTETTETWPTTETTETWPTTETTETLPYQYST; encoded by the exons ATGAGGGCTCTAATACTTCTGGGCCTGGCTTTC AGCTCCTGTATTATTGGGAGCCTAGGAATCGGTCTCCGAGAG AGCAATGTAGCTGAGAGCTATATTGCCAAATCAAATGGCTGGGATGGGCCAGAAGGAGCTGAAAGGGACCAGTCACTGAATCTTGCCAAGAAGTTTGAAAAGTCTGGAAAGTTTGGAAAGATCCATATCAATGGATTAGCTTCTGGTGCATCAGAAGACATGCTGAAAGAGAAACCAGCTCTCAAGGTGCCAGCTGAAACCGCTGAACAAATTTCACCAGGAAATAACAAAGTACAGGAAAAATCTCTGGATGTACCTGAAGCCTTAGAAAAACTCAAATCAGCTATTGAAGATCACGTACGAGAACTTCCATCTAAAATTACCCAAGAGAACATTGAGTCGCTTATCAAAACTGCATTTAACAAGGGGAAGGAGCTTGATTTACCTGAAGAACTGATTAAGAGACATCTCATATGGGATTCTGCTCTTGAGAGCGTTGCTAAAGAGGCTTCTGGTCAACAAGCAATAGAAAGGAACGACCAAGCCAAGGAGGAAGTCCAGGCTGtgtcaaatttatctttaaaagagGCCGATGAACCTGTAGAAGAGAAGGACATACAACGACAACTCCACATTG TTTACGTAGCTGGCTGTTACACTCCATATGGTTGGCGTAATCCAGGTGACGTCTACTTCTATCACTGCCATGAGTATatatgctttgacggtcgagagtaCCAAACAGGAGTCGTGGATTCTACTT GCTGTCTCAGCAATGAAGGCCACTGGTATGCGAATGGAATATACTACAATGATTACTGCCAATCTTATCTCTGCCAGGATGGAGTTGGAATACCTACAGGGGGAAATGTCACTGAGT GCTGTGTCGATTACTACGGAAACTGGCATGTGGACGGCGAGACATACACTGTATACTGCAAGGAATACTACTGCGAGGCCGGCATTGCGTATGAAACAGGAAATACCAGGGCCAAAT GCTGTCTCGGACCGGATGGTTTGTCCTACTACGCCAATGCAGAGACTTTTATATACCAATGCACCGCTTACATTTGTTATTACGGAAGGGTATACCCGGTTTCTATGTGGGGGGGTGAAGTGGTTGTAAGCGAGT GCTGCACAGGATGGAGTGGAGAATGGCATGCAAACGGAGAAACCTACACACAATACTGCCAGGAATACTATTGCGATTTTGGAATCGCTCGACCCACCGGTTCACACGCTCGGAATT GCTGTCTTGACTCCGATGGACAATGGCACTCCGCAGGGGAGACCTACATCGAAAACTGCCAAGCCTACTTGTGCAACTGGGGGTATTCTTACCCCCTGCCAAATGTTGTGCAAGAAT GCTGTTCGAACTACCGAGGAGAGTGGTTCGCGAATGGCGAAGTGTACACTCAGTACTGCAGAGAGTACCAATGCGTGGAAGGTATATCCTATTCCCTAGATTCACCCGGATATTCTACACAAAACT GCTGTCGTGACATTGACGGTGAGTGGCACTCGGAAGGAGAGACCTACGTCTACCAGTGCCAGGCCTACGTGTGCCAGTGGGGATACTCCATGCCTACAAACATTCAAATTCAAGAGT gctgtgtcgacagtAAGGGTAACTGGCACGCCAATCACGAAACGTATTCTGACTGGTGTTCCTATTACTACTGCAACGCTGGTCAAGCTGTCTTCCAGAGTTACCCAAATCCACAAT GCTGCAAAGATTCCCTGGGCAATTGGCATCAGAATGGCGAGACCTACCTCGTGGACTGCCAAGCCTACATCTGCGTCAACGGTTCGTCGTGGTGGAGCTATTCAGACGTCCAGGAAT GCTGCCAAGATCTGGATGGTAAATGGTACCAAAATGGAGTGACGTTTGTGGACGACTGTATAACGTATCTGTGTGATTTTGGCATCGCCGTGCATGTCAGTGGATATCCCT GTACAGCAACTACAACATGGCCTACGTCACCAACTACAACATGGcctacatcatcaacaacaacatggACTACGACACCAACTACAACATGGTCTACGCCACCAACTACAACATGGTATACGACACCAAGTACAACATGGCCTACAACCGAAACTACAGAAACATGGCCTACGACCGAAACTACAGAAACATGGCCTACGACCGAAACTACAGAAACATGGCCTACGACCGAAACTACAGAAACACTGCCATATCAGTATTCGACATAA